A segment of the Streptomyces sp. XD-27 genome:
TTGCGCGGCAGCTCCGCAAGGAAGCGGACCTTGCGCGGCCGCTTGTGTACGGAAAGCTGCCCGGCCACGAAGTCGGTCAGCTCCCGCTCCGTCACCCCGTCGGCGACCACGTACGCCACGATCTCCTGGCCCAGGTCCTCGTGCGGGGCGCCGACGACCGCCGCCTCGCGCACCGCCGGGTGGTCCAGCAGCGCGTTCTCCACCTCGCCCGCGCCGATCCGGTAGCCACCGGACTTGATCATGTCGATCGAGGCGCGGCCGACGATCCGGTGCGAACCGTCGTCCTCGATCGCGGCGATGTCGCCGGTGCGGAACCAGCCGTCGGCGGTGTACGCCCCGGCGGTCGCTTCCGGCCGGTTCAGATACCCGTCGAAGAGCGTCGGCCCGGACACCTCCAACTCGCCGATGTCGGCGCCATCCTCGGCCACCACCCGCGTCCGCACCCCGGAGAGCGGGGTGCCCACGTAGCCGGGCCGCCGCTCGCCGTCCGCGCGCGCGGAGACGGTGATCAGGGTCTCCGTCATGCCGTACCGCTCCACCGGGCGCTGCCCGGTCAGCCGCGCGAGGTCGCGGAAGACCGGCGCGGGCAGCGGGGCGCTGCCCGAGACCAGCAGCCGGGCCCCGCTGAGCTCCCGCGCGGCGGTCTGGTCCCGTACCACCCGGCCCCACACCGTCGGTACGCCGAAGTACAGGCTGCCGCCCGCCGCCGCGTACGCCTCCGGCGTCGGCCGGCCGGTGTGCACCAGGCGGCTGCCGGTGCGCAGCGCGCCCAGGACGCCGAGCACCAGGCCGTGCACATGGAACAGCGGCAGCCCGTGGACGAGGGTGTCCTCCGCCGTCCACGCCCACGCGTCGGCGAGCGCGTCCAGGCCGGCGGCGACCGCCTGGCGGGAGATCAACGCACCCTTGGGCGCGCCGGTGGTACCGGAGGTGTAGAGGATGAGCGCGGTGGACGCGGGCTCGGGCTCGGCCTCCGTCCATGTGCCGCGCTCTCGCAGGTCCACGAGCACGGTCTCGACCCCCGCGCCCGTCTCGGCCCCCGCGCCGGTCCCGAGCCCGGCGCCGGTCCCGAAAACCCCGGCGCCGGTCGTGGCGGCACCGCCGGTGGCGGCGGGCGCGCCCGGTCCGTCCAGCAGCAAGGCCGCGCCCGAGTCGCGCAGGATGTGGTCGCGCTCGACGGGTCCGGAGTCCGGCGGTACGGGGACGACCGGCACCCCGGCCAGCAGCCCGGCCACGACCGCGGTCACGGTCTCCAGCGTGGGCGTCGCCCGCACCGCGACCACCGGCGCCCCCGCGATCCGGGCCGCGACAGCGCCCGCCGCGCCCAGCAGGTCCTCGCGGGAACAGGCGCGGCCCGCGACCGAGATCGCATCGGGGCGGTCGCCGCCGGGCTCCGTGAGGGACGTCAGCAAGGGTGCGGCCACGGACTGCTCCTTCGACAGGGGGCTTTTCCCCCAGGGTCGGTTGGGGGGCTGGCCCTACTTACATCGGCACTGCCGCGACCGTACCGTCAAGAGCATGGACGCCCGCGATCCCGAGCTGAGAAATGAACTCGACACCGCCCTCCAGACCCGCAAGGAGCTGGGCGCGGAGTACGAGTCGGAGCTGGTCGAATCCTTCCTGGAGAAGGTCGAGCAGCGGTTCAACGACACCGCCGACCGCCATGTGCGCCGGCAACTCGCCGAGCAGCAGATGGCTGCCGCGCGCGGCGCCCGGCCGCCGGGCGGGGGCCCGGCGGGCTGGGTGAGGGGATGGGCGTGGGCGAGCGCTTCGGCTTCGTGGCGGTGTCCTTGGTCCTGGCGATACCGCTGTCGGCGATAGCCGCGACCCAGGCGGACTTGGCGGGGCTGCTGGTCGCCTGGGCCGGGATCTTCGGGGTGAACGCGGTCCACGCGACGGGCGGCTTCGCCTGGCTCCGCCGGCACCGCGACCCCGACCTCGGCCCCGAGCAC
Coding sequences within it:
- a CDS encoding acyl-CoA synthetase, with the protein product MAAPLLTSLTEPGGDRPDAISVAGRACSREDLLGAAGAVAARIAGAPVVAVRATPTLETVTAVVAGLLAGVPVVPVPPDSGPVERDHILRDSGAALLLDGPGAPAATGGAATTGAGVFGTGAGLGTGAGAETGAGVETVLVDLRERGTWTEAEPEPASTALILYTSGTTGAPKGALISRQAVAAGLDALADAWAWTAEDTLVHGLPLFHVHGLVLGVLGALRTGSRLVHTGRPTPEAYAAAGGSLYFGVPTVWGRVVRDQTAARELSGARLLVSGSAPLPAPVFRDLARLTGQRPVERYGMTETLITVSARADGERRPGYVGTPLSGVRTRVVAEDGADIGELEVSGPTLFDGYLNRPEATAGAYTADGWFRTGDIAAIEDDGSHRIVGRASIDMIKSGGYRIGAGEVENALLDHPAVREAAVVGAPHEDLGQEIVAYVVADGVTERELTDFVAGQLSVHKRPRKVRFLAELPRNAMGKPQKKLLPPL